AACATACGCCTGTACCTGTTACTTATCTGGTTTTCTAGCCGCTTCCACCGTTAATAAAAATGTCGTTCCTTCAGAAGAGCTCTCTTTCAAGGTTAAGTCTCCTCTTTGCTCTGTAGCCAACATTTTACTAATTGGCAAACCTAATCCCAATCCACGCACACGCTCTTTTTTGTTTGCACCACGAAAAAAGCGTTCAAAGATCATGGATTGCTCTTCTACAGGGATGCCTGATCCAGTATCGCTAACCTCGATCATAATCGCATCATGATTTCCACGGTAAGCCTGCAAACCAATCTTACCCTGATCACTTAATGCCGCACGGCTATTGTTGATTAAATTGAGTAAAATCTGTTGCGTACGCGCAGGGTCGACCACAGCATAAAGTGGGGTGGGAGGTAGATTACAGGATACTTCAATTCCACTCTCTCCTTTTGATACTTGCCACTTCTGAACAACCTGCTGTAAAAGTTGGTTAACATCGACTACTTCCCGCTTCACTTGAAATGAACCGGTCGCATACGTGTTAAAATCAAGCAAATCCTCAACCATACGACGCAAACGTCTCGTTTCCTGTAATGAGAGTTGTACAAACTCATCACGCTCTGCGCCTGTTACCACTTTCTCATCCACCGCTTGCAACAACCCGCTAATAGAAGTGATCGGTGTTTTCAATTCATGCGTCACACCTGCAAGCAGCTCTGTTCGTAATGATTCCAATCGTTGTAAGCGATTAGCCATCTCCGCAAAAGAAGAGGTAAGCTGATATATCTCTTCTTCTTTGGCATCTTGCGGCAATGTAATATCATAGTTGCCTCGACGAATTTGTGTTGCAGCCAATGCCACCTCACGAATCGGGTGGGTTAATTTGCGAGACAACAAATAAACAACAAACCATCCTACCACACTGATCCCCGCTATCACTAAAAGCCAAGGCAAAATCGGCGGTGCACTTTCCTCCTGTAGAAGATTTTTTTCAGAAACCGCTAGGTGGATATTGGCAACCACTTTCTCTTCATAAGAAATAGGTTGCGAAATCATATACCAGCTTTCATTATTATAGGTAAATTTATAGGTAGTAGGTTCAGTAACAAAATTTGCTTCTATGTTTCCAGTCGTCACTTTGTTTCTTTTTATCGCTTTTGGCGTCGGGAAAATAAGGGTTCCATTATCATCAACAACCTGGATCAAAACGGGCTCCCCCGCTTGTCCAACTTCCTCACGTTTCCCATACATATCGACAGAGTCTTGTTTTTTCTGATGAAGAGCAGGTGGTCCTCCCCGCTTAGCTACCGCTAAGATACGCTGAACCATCCCTTCCCATACTTGAATCCCGTCTTCCGCTACATAGTTACGCTCCATATCTTCTGCCAAAATCTCTACGTTTAATTGCAAAATTTCTAGTTGCTTTTCGCGTCCGTTTTCTCTCATCCAATAAGTGGACACGGCAATGATAATCACCATACTAACGAGGAGAATAAATACATAGCGATGCGTCCAATGACGCAATAATGGTGTTCGTTTTATATGTTTCTTCCTACTACTTTTCATAGATGCGGAGTTGATACCCTACCCCCCTGCGTGTCAGAATTTCTCCTTCTGTGGATGGCCACTGACATAATGATTTGCGAATCCGCTTTATTGATAGATCCACTGCTCGATCGCTTCCCTCATAATCCATTCCCCAGATCCGATCCAATAATTGCATTCGCGAGAACGTTTGATTGGGATGACGGGCTAGAAACAGAAGCAACGACCGATCCCGTGGTGTAAGAGCGATCGAGTCACCATCAACGGTTACCTGATCAGACGTAAAGTTTATATTGAGTGATCCGTACTGGATCCCATCTTCATTTTGTAATAACTTTTGTGAACGCCGCAAAATTGCTTGTGCCCGCGCTACCACTTCTTCCGCCTCAAACGGCTTTGACACATAATCATCTGCTCCATGATTTAAGCCCTGCAGACGGTACTCCACGTCCCCTAATGCAGTTAACATCATAACGGGACAGCTGCTCCGTTGACGAATCGTTTGGAGTACTTCCCATCCATTCTGTTCTGGCATCATCACATCGAGAATAACTAAATCGGGCTCCTCTTCACCAAACTTAGAAATTGCCTCTCTCCCATCATGCGCAACTGAAACGATAAAACCTGCTTTTTGTAGGTACACCTCTAATACTCGTGCTATCGTCACCTCATCTTCTGCAAGTAACACTCTCTTCACTTCAGGCTCCCCCTCTACGAACAAACAGAAAGGCGAAGGGATCCCACTAAGTGGAATCGCTCGCCTTCCCCACTACCAGCCCTTCAAGAAACGAATAACGCGTCTCTATTTCGCGTCAGCATTCTCTTGCTGACGAACTTCTTTCAATTGTTCTTTCCACTCAGCCAATGAATTACCCTCTAATTCAATCCCATGTTCTTTCGCTTTTGCTTCCATACGTAATTTACGCAGCTCTTTACGAATCTCTTCCTTGCTCTTCCCTTCCGTATCAATACCTGCTTCTTCCGCCTTACTCATCAATAGAGACTCTTCAACCTCCGTGCGAATTTCCTTGGTGCTCTTACCCTCTGTACTAATCTCTAACTCTTTCGCAACGGCCATTACAATTTGTTCTTTATCCATTCCTTCGATGTTAATCCCCAATTCTTGTGCCACTTTATTAAGCTTATAACCATGACGCTCTTTACAATGTTTCTTCTTTCCGCTCATCTCTTTCTCTACTGTTTGCTCCTGTTTACTACTCTCTGCACTGCCGCTTTCACTTGCAAATGCAGTGTACCCTCCAATACCACCGGTTAAAGCTAGTGCTCCTGCTAACATCATCGTTGCCATCTTTTTATTCATATTGTACATCCTCCTCCTATATATTAACCGCGCTATGGCGCCGTTCACATCTAGAGTCTATCGTCACAGTGTGTCAGACAGATGTCAGCCGCTCATTATCTTTTGCTTCAAATTATTTTTCCCGAATAAAAGGACGGATAGACTATCGAGAACGATTCATTAAAAACCCCCTTAAATTAGGGGTACCCTTTTCGCTGGATATTGTCATAATAGATGTTAGTTAAAAATCAAAAATATATTGAAGGGGATATTAAATTTGAACTATACTACTTCTTTTCGCATCTTTTTTAGCTTCACTTTGGTCATAACGTTACTCTTGTATCCTCTTGGTAATACGGCATGGGCTGCGCCAACGAGTGACCCCGCACTCAGTACAGCTGAGCGATCGGAACAAAAAATTTTACCAAGCATTGAAATTGAACCTGTAAGCAGTAAAAAAGAAAATAATTATCCGATCGTACTCGTCCATGGCTTTGTTGGATTTGACGAGTTGTTGGGCATTGAGTATTGGGGCGGCTTAACTGACTATGAGCGCGATCTGCGTAAAAGGGGTCATGAAGTATACACAGCTGAAATCGGACCCG
This sequence is a window from Mechercharimyces sp. CAU 1602. Protein-coding genes within it:
- a CDS encoding HAMP domain-containing sensor histidine kinase, producing the protein MKSSRKKHIKRTPLLRHWTHRYVFILLVSMVIIIAVSTYWMRENGREKQLEILQLNVEILAEDMERNYVAEDGIQVWEGMVQRILAVAKRGGPPALHQKKQDSVDMYGKREEVGQAGEPVLIQVVDDNGTLIFPTPKAIKRNKVTTGNIEANFVTEPTTYKFTYNNESWYMISQPISYEEKVVANIHLAVSEKNLLQEESAPPILPWLLVIAGISVVGWFVVYLLSRKLTHPIREVALAATQIRRGNYDITLPQDAKEEEIYQLTSSFAEMANRLQRLESLRTELLAGVTHELKTPITSISGLLQAVDEKVVTGAERDEFVQLSLQETRRLRRMVEDLLDFNTYATGSFQVKREVVDVNQLLQQVVQKWQVSKGESGIEVSCNLPPTPLYAVVDPARTQQILLNLINNSRAALSDQGKIGLQAYRGNHDAIMIEVSDTGSGIPVEEQSMIFERFFRGANKKERVRGLGLGLPISKMLATEQRGDLTLKESSSEGTTFLLTVEAARKPDK
- a CDS encoding response regulator transcription factor codes for the protein MKRVLLAEDEVTIARVLEVYLQKAGFIVSVAHDGREAISKFGEEEPDLVILDVMMPEQNGWEVLQTIRQRSSCPVMMLTALGDVEYRLQGLNHGADDYVSKPFEAEEVVARAQAILRRSQKLLQNEDGIQYGSLNINFTSDQVTVDGDSIALTPRDRSLLLFLARHPNQTFSRMQLLDRIWGMDYEGSDRAVDLSIKRIRKSLCQWPSTEGEILTRRGVGYQLRIYEK